The Pieris napi chromosome 11, ilPieNapi1.2, whole genome shotgun sequence DNA segment aattatacagtactagattttttttttactacataatacataatatatttcaagAGTATGTCTGAGatataaaaaagaacatttggtattttaaaataaaccaaacaaaattacattgtCGAATTTAACCtcctttaagtttttattcttttgaaGTTGGTTAAAAGTACATAGACGAGGTGTTCATTAACTCAGAAATTATATTCAAGTAACATGCACGAaacaaaatgatatttttagtcatatttcacatatatattttatattattaaactatatatCCAAACCATTActgaaaaagtattaaattgatCAACATATAATcacaattacataaaaattgtaGATTATTTCGGTTGActgattaataattaaatgaatgtatttttctattttctttCTTCAATTATGAGGAAAATGTTTGCTTACCCAGATACTTCAGGATGCAACTGGAAATCTGGTGCAAAAAACTCAAGATACTCGGTGTATGGAAGCTCATTTGAAATATCTTCGTCAATTAGAAGTGAGGTCTCATATGTCCAACAACGCGCCACGTTACGGAGGGTATAACTGAAATAGTATtcaatttttaactatttaattgattaaatttaaagttaaaagatTCTTTGAAACTTTATATAGTCCATTATTCCTTCTTCGCCATGGTCCAGACATTTATCTGACTATTTAGGGTGATGCCTtttcaagttaaaaataattaaaatatatataataatacagtcaaaaccgtttataacgacattgaagggaccgtatagttgccgacgttatatccgatagtcgttataagcaatgtcatatacacaagtacagtacatatgtatgtacatagttatattatcataattatctatctagaataggtaggtatgggttataatatggtatgttaatattataatatgtaaaggagtcgaaaatgaaacaaaaatatttattacgaaataattaggtacaaaagtaatcagtcattttggtacttttttttttagcccagtctcaaatattttttgcattttatccATATGACATgagatttttattcaatagaaAACACTTTTCTCTTTTTTTGCGACATGATAACACATAAATGCACAATTGCACAGTCTAAACTAAACATGTGTAAAGTATGCAAGGTCAAATGGCCGGGAAGAGGTTCGGATGAGGCAGGAGAAAgtgcgtaggtaataatatgcctaatattcattcaatgcttataaataagatttaaaatcgtttgtatttttttgttttgctgagaaaagcggttggtcgttatagccgatgaatatcgataaaatttcgtcgttgtaagcgatatgtcgctgtatccgatgttgttataagcggtttgtttactgaatagtttactagggattcggacgggaccatacaatctggttgtaataaccgataggtcgttgtaaacgatgtcgtcatAAACAGTTTTGACTGTATCtttatcttattttaaatacgaGATAACGCTTCACTgcttatataattatgtacatTAAGCTTATTTCAAAGCATTGAGCATTGTCAAatcaaactttataaaaatgcttgaacaattcttaaaactaGATTTTAGTTGAATATTCTAGAATATAGATCTTAGTTATGGAGGCAGGGAAGTCAGGAAGTCTAATAGATGGTCCAAGAACTGACATCAAAACTTTACTATATAAGTAATAGTCAGAATGTTTGCCTAGGACCATCACACCACACGTCAAGTTCAATCATAAAGGAAAActattaagaaatttatttaagttaaataaatagtcaCAAAGGTACCTACCCTCCTCCTCCTACAACAAGTGTGGGGAGATTCAGATTCTTGACAAATTGCACACATTCCCCGTGACCTCGAGTTGAAAGTGAGAAACATCCAAGTCGATCCCCAGCTAAGGAATCAGCACCACATTGAAGTACAATTGCGGTTGGCCGATAGAACTCCATCACACTAGATATAACTGGCTTAAAAacctgaaatattttattaattaatcagtTCTACCAAAtgcatacatatatattacgcATAAGGTATACACCACAAGTAACATGACATATACCCCATATgtcatgttagtttttatcaataaacaaattatatgtttgtaaataatatgctgcaatataattacaataacttagtaaaatgaaattttatttatctttttgtattattaaatatataatgcaaGTATTGTGTCTAACCTGGACATAGCTGTGATCATCAATTCCTTCTTTCAGCGGCACATTAACTGAGAAATACCTTCCACTTTCAGCTCCAGTTTCATACATATCTCCAGTTCCCGGAAAGAAATAATTTCCATACTTATGGAAGCTCACTGTCATTACTCTATCGGTTAAATAGAATGCTTCTTGAACACCATCACCATGGTGAACATCAATGTCTATGTATAGCACTCTTGGGTGAAATTTAAGTAATTCTAATATAGCTATCACTATATCATTTACATAGCAAAAACCtgtaagaaaatatttgtgtttgattaaccaagtacataatatatggtAAGTTATGctcacataattaaataagacCTGCTACTGTTAAATTGTATGCTGATAGATCAGTGCAAAGTATATTATGTGAACTTTACTTCGGATTTACatgaactaaataaaatagatgaaTAGCAGAATAACAACATACCTGAAGGTTCAAACTTTTTTGCATGATGTAATCCACCAGACCAATTTATAGCAATGTCACAAGCATTATTGTTAAGTTTCATTGCCCCTTCAAGGGAGGCTCCTGTATACATAGAGCAGAAGTCGAATAAACCCTCAAACACAGGACAATCATCACCTACATTGTAGTGAAGCAAATCTTTTGAATAACCTGTAAATAgagttttaattacaaaaaattgcTGGTAATTGCAGGATATGGTATGGGTGCTAGTTGTAGCTATTGTTGGACTAGATACATCAGGATTTGATGAAAGTAGTAAAGctttaaaaaactattcttTAATACAACTATGTACTCATAAAATCTTACTCTGAATATTTTGTGGAGTTACATTCTGCAGAAATTCAATATAATCCTCGCTGTGGAAACGGCACATGTCGTGTGCACTTGCTCTGTATGGTCTATAAATCTGCATTTTCTTGTGCAGTCCATAATTGAGCACCAAACTATGCGTTACGGATAGCCTATGTGGTTTCATCGGATGTCCAGGGCCATAATGAAAATTTCCTACGTCtgggttataaaaataagctaCTCTGTGTTGAGTCATTGTGAAAATACAAACACGTAttcttttaaaactaaaataatgccTAGTGCAATCGCAATAACAATCAAGCGTTTAGTGAGTTGAATATCACCTAACAtgcttattttaaagtaagaaacatttttaacCACTTGCTTCTATTCTTAAGCAGTAATactttaaacttaatattaatattattacactttataaaactttaattttacgatattatcatttatcaagGCAATATCCAAATTACACAGACTAGTGAACGTGAAGTGTGAATAGCATTTTACACAGCCCCACTAATACATCGCTTAGAATTAGAATGTCAAGGATTTCATAGCCAACTGATTTTCGCGGTTTCCCCCGCTTtacttttcttattattttgtcgCAGAATTATTTCCAACAGGAGATATctccttaaaaaaataaaatgtctcCTTCATTAAATGTCTTTCTTTTAattcaaatgtaattttaattgaaaattaaataccgTATTTACTCGTATAAGGATTAATATCATATTAGCATAACAagaagtgttggcctagtggcttgatTGTGCAACTCTAATCAATGAGATCgaatcccggctgtgcaataATGGACTTTTCTAATTATGTGCGCACAAACCActtacggtgaaggaaaacatcatgagttAAACCAAAACCGGTGTTACACCCAAAATTCGATGGCGCGTTTCAGGtacaaaaggctgatcacctacttgtctatttaaaaaaaaatatctcgaaaaacatacagaaatctaggGTTGTAGTGAcacggttttttttaaatatgtttgtcTTTATCCAATCAACATGATATCCAACTCAAAAAGAATTTATTTGAACAACACTGTAGTTACTGCTCGTTCAAACCAAACCAAGCAAGCACTTCGCAAATGTTCACTTTTAACAACTCTGTTGTAACTTTGAGCCTTGAGCCTACCGTCAAATTGTCATAAGTCACAAATGACAATAACGGTTTTCTTTAGACTTGAGTTTTGACTTCTAACTtgactttattttttacttttcggCTTGGTGTGGTAAACTGAAAATAATTAGAtagaaattaatgtaattatttcattatatgaTTAGTCtgcttataaatattaaacaaaaattaaaggcCATACATATATTGcgttatcatttaaaattattttggctTAAAATCACCTCAAGAAACGTTTTAATTATCGGATTTCTATCCaactttagatttttaaagacTTTTTCAGCAAAATGACTAACGTGGGATATGATTTAGATACGTCTGGTGGACTTATGCCGGTTAGTTTTGAGGTTTTTGCAGTTGCCAAAGAGATCGTAACCAAACTTTAACAGACATCAGCCCTAGTTCAACTTAGTGATACCTTTATACATTTCAGCTCATTCGGGCGCTTATAAAGCCACCAGACGAAGAAGTGAATGTTCAAAAGCCTAAGAAATCGCACCCATATTATAAGCGTCCTGGAAAAGGTCACAACCACGATTCTTGTGACGCTTGTGGAGAGGGAGGAGACCTTATATGCTGTGATCGCTGTCCAGCTAGTTTCCATCTTGGTTGCtagtatgtattataataaatagaatatctAGTTCAACTAACAGTCTACAGACTGTTACAGTAATATATTGGtagtaatagtaatttaaCAACCTCATTACTAACCACTAGATAGCATGTTCAACTGCAGATCTTGAGATTCAGGTTTATAAACGAAGATGGGGttgcaaaattaaaatctaatagtGATGGCTCAGGCTTTAGGTTGGAATGTTGACATTGTGAATTCTTTGAATAAACATGTAAAGATGTTGATCTTCTTGTTTACTCCTGTaggtgtgtgtgtgtacatCCATCTCATTTTGGTTGAGAGATCATTCTCATTTGAGTTGAGAGATATGGAAATAGTGAATACCTTGTATTGTATAGTTCATACCATATTTTgctgatattatattttattatgctcaaggattttaatattacaaccATTTTGAGAATGTTTTTTACACTTTATTGcacatacaataattaaaacaataataataataaactgaaaaaatattaaatactgcAATGGGCAGCCTTATAGCTACTAAGAGCTAGCTATTAACCTAAACTTGATATATCCAACTAAAAACAGAAGAAATGTACTGAATATAAAATGATTCTAGTGACCCACCATTGGATGAGACTGACATTCCATCAGGCTCATGGCTGTGTAAGCAGTGCACCGCAAATGATGAAAAGCCTGGCAGCACCCGGTCAAGCAGGCCACAATCCCCTGTTGATGTTAAGAATGAATCGGAGAAAAAAACTAGGTGAATTTATAATGTGTATAACATTTGGTtcactgttttttatttcaaagttaTGGTTCAAGAAG contains these protein-coding regions:
- the LOC125053994 gene encoding histone deacetylase 3, whose translation is MTQHRVAYFYNPDVGNFHYGPGHPMKPHRLSVTHSLVLNYGLHKKMQIYRPYRASAHDMCRFHSEDYIEFLQNVTPQNIQSYSKDLLHYNVGDDCPVFEGLFDFCSMYTGASLEGAMKLNNNACDIAINWSGGLHHAKKFEPSGFCYVNDIVIAILELLKFHPRVLYIDIDVHHGDGVQEAFYLTDRVMTVSFHKYGNYFFPGTGDMYETGAESGRYFSVNVPLKEGIDDHSYVQVFKPVISSVMEFYRPTAIVLQCGADSLAGDRLGCFSLSTRGHGECVQFVKNLNLPTLVVGGGGYTLRNVARCWTYETSLLIDEDISNELPYTEYLEFFAPDFQLHPEVSGTTNANSKQYLDAISKYVYDNLKMCQHSPAVQMSHIPGDFFPEEERIKEEPDPEIRISQEEADKMVEPKNEFYDDEKDNDKESVPESKES